A stretch of the Ischnura elegans chromosome 5, ioIscEleg1.1, whole genome shotgun sequence genome encodes the following:
- the LOC124159438 gene encoding dynactin subunit 2 gives MNVDMADPKYADLPGIAYDQPDVYETSDLPEADQNIEYVEEETEGIERLHISANEAFNNFKGKSLYASGVDFSDKISRYIRTGYDARSTELELAGEGEKETVVQKYRRLKCEVKELLDEIEEVKSSGEGPEAAASVVALAKEGDRLRKQLDELRLEEIFGEHASELTDPQEAQLKMLLAQLEAFKKGAVTEAQSGTKASAKKDAGGEKLLASYELYSHPEREHFTRNERIAMLEQRLHNLEAFVGPNPEKLSRLYADSGSLRGGASGVGLVGAVESLGARTSLFDPGQLDHIEGRLIALGEKMSSIAGERNKAEGQINPEQEAKVSALYELAKKSEAMTPMLEEVVERMGALNTVHEQALQFSTTLAKLDSLQEKILAGIANNETVLKEVKESFSQNLETIKNNMSSLDARITALKK, from the exons ATGAATGTCGATATGGCTGATCCAAAATACGCTGATTTACCTGGAATC GCCTATGATCAACCTGACGTATATGAAACGAGTGATCTCCCTGAAGCAGATCAGAATATAGAATATGTTGAG gaAGAAACTGAGGGCATAGAGAGATTGCACATCAGTGCCAATGaagctttcaataattttaaaggaAAGTCACTTTATGCCAGCGGAGTGGACTTTTCCGATAAGATCAGCAGATACATAAGAACCGGATATGATGCGAG ATCTACTGAGTTGGAGCTGGCGGGTGAGGGAGAGAAGGAAACTGTGGTCCAGAAGTACAGGAGACTTAAATGTGAGGTGAAGGAGCTGCTTGATGAAATTGAAGAGGTGAAGTCCTCTGGTGAAGGCCCAGAAGCTGCAGCGTCTGTTGTAGCACTTGCGAAAGAAGGCGATCGACTTCGGAAACAATTAGATGAACTCCGCTTGGAAGAAATTTTTGGTGAACATGCAAGTGAACTTACGGATCCACAAGAAGCCCAGCTTAA AATGCTGCTCGCTCAGTTGGAAGCTTTTAAAAAGGGAGCAGTTACTGAGGCACAAAGTGGAACTAAGGCTAGTGCAAAGAAAGATGCAGGTGGTGAAAAGTTACTAGCCTCTTATGAGCTATATAGCCATCCTGAAAGAGAGCACTTCACACGAAATGAGCGCATAGCAATGCTAGAGCAGCGACTACACAACTTGGAAGCATTTGTTGGACCTAATCCTGAAAAGCTG TCAAGGCTCTATGCCGATAGTGGCTCTCTTCGAGGTGGTGCTTCTGGAGTTGGGCTTGTTGGTGCCGTTGAGTCCCTTGGTGCCCGCACAAGCCTCTTTGATCCAGGTCAGCTGGACCATATTGAAGGCCGTTTGATTGCTTTGGGAGAAAAGATGAGTAGCATTGCTGGTGAACGGAATAAAGCTGAAGGCCAGATTAACCCAGAACAAGAAGCCAAGGTGTCTGCCCTGTATGAGTTGGCAAAAAAATCTGAGGCCATGACGCCAATGCTTGAAGAAGTGGTGGAAAGGATGGGAGCTCTTAACACTGTACATGAACAGG catTACAATTCAGCACTACCCTGGCCAAGCTTGACAGCTTGCAAGAGAAAATCCTGGCAGGAATTGCTAATAATGAAACAGTATTGAAGGAGGTTAAGGAGAGCTTTTCACAGAATTTGGAGACAATTAAGAACAACATGAGCAGCCTTGATGCTCGAATTACAgctttgaagaaatga
- the LOC124159439 gene encoding NECAP-like protein CG9132, translating to MDSYESVLLVKSEVFVFKIPPRTTSRGHRAADWNLQEPDWTGRLRLVAKGKECILKLEDKISGELFAKCPVEQYPGVAVEAVTDSSRYFVLRIQDDNGRSAFIGVGFSDRSDSFDLNVALQDHFKWVKKSQEIEKEKEEPKQELDLRFKEGETIKINMKITKKDGSEVSSKPKARNAAGSGILPPPPGGMKIAPPPGGMRVTPTSSPSHGPQRPIGGTSSNVDLLLDVGSSSSQQGGASAAQQPGKQPTSTNEMWGEFASASQPSAAAAAPPPGNSSWVQF from the exons atgGATTCCTACGAAAGTGTGTTGCTTGTGAAATCTGaggtatttgtttttaaaatcccACCGAGAACAACTAGTAGAGGTCACAG agCTGCTGATTGGAATTTACAAGAGCCCGATTGGACTGGGAGACTTAGATTAGTGGCTAAAGGTAAAGAATGCATTCTGAAACTAGAAGACAAAATTTCAGGGGAGCTCTTCGCAAAATGTCCAGTTGAACAATACCCTGGAGTCGCCGTAGAAGCAGTGACGGATTCGTCTAGATACTTCGTTCTCAGAATACAAGACGATAATG GGCGATCGGCATTCATTGGTGTCGGTTTTTCGGATCGATCGGACAGCTTCGATTTGAATGTGGCTTTACAAGACCATTTCAAATGGGTAAAGAAATCTCAAGAAATAGAAAAGGAGAAGGAAGAACCAAAGCAGGAACTCGATCTTCGATTCAAAGAGGGAGAAACcattaaaataaacatgaaaatcaCA AAAAAGGATGGCAGTGAAGTATCAAGTAAGCCAAAGGCGAGGAATGCTGCTGGCTCCGGGATTCTCCCACCCCCGCCGGGAGGCATGAAGATTGCACCACCCCCTGGTGGAATGCGAGTCACCCCCACCTCCTCGCCCTCTCATGGCCCGCAGAGGCCCATTGGTGGGACCAGTAGTAATGTAGATCTTCTTCTGGATGTCGGCAGCTCCTCATCTCAGCAAGGGGGAGCATCTGCCGCACAGCAGCCCGGAAAGCAGCCAACCTCAACCAATGAGATGTGGGGAGAGTTTGCTAGCGCCTCTCAGCCAAG